The Bacillota bacterium genome includes a region encoding these proteins:
- a CDS encoding type II toxin-antitoxin system prevent-host-death family antitoxin, protein MQITATEFKNNIGKYLALTSKEDIYITKNGKRIAKLTNTKQDKIEMVKSLFGILPADASLEQAREERLSRHERID, encoded by the coding sequence ATGCAAATAACAGCAACCGAATTTAAGAACAACATCGGGAAGTATCTCGCTCTTACGTCCAAAGAGGACATATATATCACCAAAAATGGCAAAAGAATTGCCAAGCTTACAAACACCAAGCAGGACAAAATCGAAATGGTAAAATCCCTGTTCGGCATACTGCCCGCCGATGCTTCCTTGGAGCAGGCAAGAGAGGAGCGTTTAAGCCGCCATGAACGTATTGATTGA
- a CDS encoding PIN domain-containing protein, translating into MNVLIDTNVVLDAMLSRSPFAEAAQKLFIMAAEEKINAHITTSSITDIYYLLHKHLRDKERCKQEIFKIIKVFNILDVTGPDCEKALELPMADYEDALLAACAKRRKMECIITRNIKDFGGSPVRTVLPGDFLKSI; encoded by the coding sequence ATGAACGTATTGATTGATACCAATGTTGTGCTGGATGCCATGCTTTCTCGTTCACCTTTCGCTGAAGCCGCGCAAAAACTGTTCATTATGGCCGCCGAGGAAAAAATCAACGCGCATATTACCACAAGCTCCATTACGGATATCTATTACCTTCTTCACAAACACCTGCGTGACAAGGAGCGATGCAAGCAGGAAATCTTTAAGATTATAAAGGTTTTCAACATTCTTGACGTTACTGGCCCTGACTGCGAAAAAGCGCTGGAGCTGCCCATGGCGGATTATGAAGACGCTTTGCTCGCCGCATGCGCCAAACGCAGGAAAATGGAATGCATCATCACCCGGAATATTAAGGACTTCGGCGGCTCGCCAGTCAGGACAGTGCTGCCCGGCGACTTTCTGAAAAGCATATAG